From the genome of Pseudomonas mohnii:
GTCGAAAAAGCCGGGCTGCCTAAAGAGCAGCACTGGTGGGTCTATCTGACCGCGCTGCTGATTTCCTTCTTCGCCATGATTCCGTTCATTATCTACGGCGAGAAAAAACGCAAAATGAAACGAGTTTTGTTGGGCGCGGTACTGACGCTGATGCTCACTGAGCTATTCTTCTGGCAGTTCGGCGACAGCTTGCGGGCTCTGGTGATCGGGACGGTGGTGTTCTTCACTGCGTTCAATCTGCTGGAAGCTTCGTTGCCGTCGCTGATCAGCAAGGTTTCACCGGCTGGCGGCAAGGGCACGGCCATGGGGGTGTATTCCACCAGCCAGTTCCTCGGTTCGGCACTGGGCGGCATACTCGGCGGCTGGTTGTTCCAGCATGGCGGTTTGTCGGTTGTGTTCCTGGGATGCGCCGGTCTGGCTGCCCTCTGGCTGGCCTTTGCTGTTACCATGCGCGAACCTCCCTACGTCACGAGCCTGCGCTTGCCGTTGTCGCCCGAGGCGATCCGCGAAGCGGGTCTGGTTGAGCGCCTGAAGGCGGTCGTAGGGGTAACAGATGCAGTGATCGTCGCTGATGAAGCGGCCATTTACATCAAATTGGACACCGAACTATTGGATCGCACCACCCTTGAGCGCCTGGTGAATAGCCCGGCCGAGGCAGCGTGCGTAGCCTAGGAGAACGTAATGGCCCGTGGGGTTAACAAAGTCATATTGGTCGGCACTTGCGGCCAGGATCCTGAAGTTCGCTACCTGCCAAACGGTAACGCCGTGACCAACCTGAGTCTGGCGACCAGCGAGCAGTGGACTGACAAGCAAACCGGTCAGAAAGTCGAAAAGACCGAATGGCACCGTGTGTCGATGTTCGGCAAAGTTGCAGAGATCGCTGGCGAGTACCTGCGTAAAGGTTCGCAGGTGTACATCGAAGGCAAGCTGCAGACCCGCGAGTGGGAAAAAGACGGCATCAAGCGTTACACCACCGAAATCGTCGTCGACATGCAAGGCACCATGCAACTGCTGGGCGGCCGTCCACAGGGCGACCAGCAAGGCCAGGGCGGCGGTAACAACTACCAGCAATCCGCTCCGCGCCAGCAGGCTCCACGTCCTGCACCGCAACAGCAGCCACAGCGTCCGGCACCGCAACAAGCCGCGCCGCAACCGGCACCGGATTTCGACAGCTTTGATGACGATATTCCGTTCTGACAAGCCGCTTCACCCGCTCTAAATACAAAGGCCCGGCGCTCACAGCGTCGGGCCTTTTTTGTGGGCGTCGGATTGATCAATCCGTCACCAGGCGTGGCAAGCTCCGGTCCTAGCCCTGGCTGGCAGACAGGAACTCGTCAGTGGAAATCACCTTGGCGTAGGCAAAACCCAAGGCTGACATAAAGGCCGCATGCACCTGGGCCGCCGGAACGGTCAGGCCGTTGAACTCCAGATCACGGGAAGCGCAGGCGTCGTGGATCACCGTG
Proteins encoded in this window:
- a CDS encoding single-stranded DNA-binding protein, with the translated sequence MARGVNKVILVGTCGQDPEVRYLPNGNAVTNLSLATSEQWTDKQTGQKVEKTEWHRVSMFGKVAEIAGEYLRKGSQVYIEGKLQTREWEKDGIKRYTTEIVVDMQGTMQLLGGRPQGDQQGQGGGNNYQQSAPRQQAPRPAPQQQPQRPAPQQAAPQPAPDFDSFDDDIPF